One Mycolicibacterium doricum genomic window, GCACGTCGACCGCCTGCGCGGCGTATCAGCACAACCGACGGTTCGCTGGCACCTGACCGAGCCAGCAAGGTGCCGAAATCCGTATCTGCGCTGATCAATACACGCCCCTCGGCCGCAGCTAACGCGAGGACCACATCATCGGTCGCACTTGCCAATCCACGGTCACGAACATGAACGACGTCATGACCGTCCTCGATGAGAAATCTGGATAGTGTAGGCGAAAGATTCTCGTCCAGCAACAGTTTCATGCGGTCGGACGCAGCGGCAACTCTCGCTCCCGTACTGCCTCAGCCGCGTAGCGCAGAGCCTCGGCGACGTCTTCTTCCTCAAGGTCGGGAAGCTCGGCAAGAATCTCCGGCGGCGTCATCTGGTCAGCAACCATCGCGACCACAGTCGCCACCGGGATACGCAAGCCCCGGATGCACGGTATGCCCCCCATGATGTCCGGATCGACGGTGACGCGGCTGAATCGCATGCCCACAAGGTTAGTCGGTCACGACACGCTGTGTCGGCAGGTTCCGAGCGGCTACCGACCCACCTCATGCTGGTGACCTCACATGTCTGAAACAGCACCCCATTCCTTGCCATGGCTTCTACCTGCCCTTTTGTTTATGACCAGGGGCGAAACGGCAGAGCAATCACACCTTCGATGCACCCGTGGGTCCGGCCGGCCAGGGATGGTGTGGTCGACGTCTGCGGTGGTGGCGGGTTTGTCACAGCTGGGTCAACCGCATGGAAAGCGGCAGGTCACGTCGCGACAGCGCACGAATTCCCGCAGTGCTCTCGAGGGCCGGTAGCGGGGTTCGGGCGGGGCGTCGCCGGGGTGTGTGATCGAACGGATCTTGGCGCGGGCGAGGAGGGCCGCGAGCACGGTGGCGTTGGTGACGCCGGCCCCGGACACGAAAGCCTGGGCGGGGCAGGGTGATCGACGTTGGGCCGAGGCTGATTCCGCGCCGGCCGCCTCCGGCTGGGGCTCGGAGGGTGATCGCGGCTCGGCTTCGGTTCCCGGTGTCGGCTCCGGCGTTGGAGCCGCCTCGCGTGGGTCTGCGAAGTGCACATCGCGGTCGTGTTGGGCGTCTTTGGTCGGCGTAGCGCTGCGGGGTCGTGGATCTCGTCGATGGCGTCGATCGTCTTCTTCTGTGATTTCGGACCCCAGGTGGCGATGTGTTCGGCCAGGGCCGCGTCGACGGCGGCCATGAGCGTCGGGTCGGTGATCAAGGCGGTGCGGGTCACGATCGCGCGCACGAGTGGGTCGTGGATGACTCCGGCCGCGAACAGCGCGGCGACTTCGGGGGGGCGGTCGTGCAGCATGACCGCGCGGTGAGCGCAGCCATTGCACCGATCCCGGGCAACGAACCATCGAACATAGGTTCGACTATGGCAGA contains:
- a CDS encoding DUF5615 family PIN-like protein, with the translated sequence MKLLLDENLSPTLSRFLIEDGHDVVHVRDRGLASATDDVVLALAAAEGRVLISADTDFGTLLARSGASEPSVVLIRRAGGRRASLQARLLIANLPVVQDELAEGAVVVLGEKTIRIRQLPI
- a CDS encoding DUF433 domain-containing protein, whose protein sequence is MPCIRGLRIPVATVVAMVADQMTPPEILAELPDLEEEDVAEALRYAAEAVRERELPLRPTA
- a CDS encoding DUF222 domain-containing protein, translated to MHPQDRGFERPRVSAVCHSRTYVRWFVARDRCNGCAHRAVMLHDRPPEVAALFAAGVIHDPLVRAIVTRTALITDPTLMAAVDAALAEHIATWGPKSQKKTIDAIDEIHDPAALRRPKTPNTTAMCTSQTHARRLQRRSRHREPKPSRDHPPSPSRRRPARNQPRPNVDHPAPPRLSCPGPASPTPPCSRPSSPAPRSVRSHTPATPRPNPATGPREHCGNSCAVAT